gtgcagtggttgagagtccacctgccgatgcaggggacacgggttcgtgccccagtccgggaggatcccacatgccgcggagcggctggccccgtgggccttggccactgagcctgtgcgtgcggagcctgtgctgcgcagcgggagaggccgcaacagtgagaggcccgtgtaccgcaaaaaaaaaaaaaaaaaaacaccttacttTACCCTGAACTTtgtcttggaaaaaaaaaggggctATGGGAAGAGGGCCAGGGACGGTGACACACAGAATTCTGATCACGTTTACTACTTAGTGCACCCTTTCTCTACAGAGACAAGGCCAGTatgccccacccccaggagccAGCAACATTTGGGGACTCGAGGCACCTGGACACGTGGCAGAGCAGGGGCCTGGCTGCCAGGGACACTGAAAGATTGGGGACCCAGCCATAGTTCTGCTGCCTAGCGGGGGCCAGTATGTCACTGTCCCCGAAGGGCTCCTCATGCCCATCCCGGCAGGACTGACCATGCCCCAGGCTGCCGCCATCCCAGAGGCCTGGCTCACCGCCTCCCAGCTGTTACATCTCTTGGGTAAGGACCACCTCACCCTACCTCATGCTTACTCCATACAGCATGGTTCAATTGCTTCATGACTCAGCCACCTCAGAACCCAGCAGTCCTGCAGGGCAGCTTTGATCTGGCCACTGAGCCACACCCAACCCCAGCACCTCAGCCTACTGTACCATCAGTAGTATCAGGTCCTCATACTGTGCAGCAATATTGAGGCTGAAAATTATGGTTAGCACATAGAAAACCTGGAAAGCGCTGGATGAAAGGCCTGTGCACATCTTCACACAGTAAGCCCAGCAGTAGTCCCAGCTTCTCAGTCAGGCTAAGCTTCTCTCTGGGAGCCCTAGCACAGCAGAAGAAGCCATTCAATCAACTCTTTAATTCCTCCCCAATCCCACTGAGGCCAGCAAAGAGCTTACATGAGGGTCCCTGGCTTTGGGGAGACCAGTGTAACTGGCAAGACAACCACAGTGTTTGGAAGGGTGGCCCTGGCTCTAACTACAACAGAAGCTCAAGATGGGAAAAGTTGGTGTGGGCAAAGGGGGTCCGAGAAGGCTTTCTGGAACAGAAGGCCTTGAAGGGTGGTAGAGCTGTGATGGACAGATGGCATACCAAGGTGGCCTAAGAGGGTCAAGGTGAGATCAGCTGCTTCACTCAGAAGTGAAGGATGACAACTGTAATTTATGAAAGATGAGACTGCAACTAGATTGTGGTGGCCTTGAATGGCAGGCTATTTGGACTTGACACGAAAACCAATCAAGAACCACTTGACATTTTGAGGAGAAAGTGACATAATGAAAGCTCCATTTCAGGAGGAGCCTGGTGGCTGTGTGTGGGGCCTGGATTTGTGAGACCAGCTGGAGGCCAGTTTCAGACTGAAGAGGGGCTGCCTTCAGGTAGTGACAGCGGGAATGGTGGTTATTCTTACTCATTCAGGTATAGGTCAGAGATACGTTTTCGTATTATTTCACAGGTAGAACAGAGATTATGGATGTGGCTGCTAGTAACTGTTTCCAAAAGTTGTTTCCCACTTTGACCAGAGGCAGTAAGACAAAAAGTCAATATGTGCTCTCAAAACAGCCAGAGATTTGACATTTGGTGGTCTCAGGGCCAGGTGATCATGGTAGAATAAGCCTATGTGGAGAATGTGTAGCAgttgcaaagcaaagaaaatggttCCTGTACTTTCTGTCGCAGGAAATGTTCAGGCTGGAGACTCTGTGCTAATCCATGCAGGAGCAAGTGGTGTGGGCACAGCTGCCATCCAACTTACCCAGATGGCTGGAGCTGTTCCTCTGGTCACACAGCTGGCTCCCAGCACAGGCTTCAAATGGCAGAAACGCTTGGAGCAGCTGCTGGATTCAATTACAAAGAAGAGGATTTTTCTGAAGCAACACTGAAATTCAGCAAAGGTAAATAAAGCTTCTGCAATTCAGCAGGAGTTTCAGAGATGATTAAATAAAATCCTCACCAGCCTCAGAGTTGCCTCTGGATCTGTCTCCCCTCTGCTAAAAGCACAACAACTGCCCAGGCCAAATTCTAGTACTCTGGTGTTTGACCACTGGAGACAGGCAGGCAGTATTTAGGACTAAGATGATTTTCCTGTGCATTCTTGTAAGTGATATGATTCATATGCTTTTTAGAAAGTGGATAATCACACAGAGTTGGCCTGGAATTATTCAGGACCTCTTTTTCCCAACCAGCCACTCTGCAGTGAATTAACAGGAGGCATGGAGCAGAAACCAGTTTGGAGCTGGTCAGAGTAGGCTTGGGTAGGTAGCTCCCTAAATGGGTGAGTAGATGTGTATGCCTCTATATTCTGAAACTGAACCTGCATATATTTGGCTCATCCCCTTCCGTTGTTCCACATGAGTCAAAaaggagagatgaaaacaaaGCTAGCAAAGCCATGATTCAGGCAACCCAGCTCAGACACTTGATAACTTAGAGATGGACTAGCCTGTCCTGTAGCCTGGGGTGGATCTCCCCTATTCCCCTGGGTGCCAGTGGGTTCTCTACTTACGTGGAGGTCAGGGGAAATACCAGATCATGGTGCTGCCCCATTTCCCTCCTGCTGTGGCAGGGATCATAAAATATGATCATGTATAATATCACACATGTATAATAGAGTTCAGCCAACTAAACTCCATTTACAACCATGTTTCTATAAGCAATGTTCTGAGTTCCAACCTATAGATTTACTGCTTgcacttgtatttatttatacccaTATTTCCACAAATATACCATGTAATCTTATTTCACACCAagctttctgtgtctgactaGCATCATATATCTGTGTTTCATGTGAAAGGCGCTGGAGTCAACCTTATTCTAGACTGCATAGGCGGCTCCTACTGGGAGAAAAATGTCAACTGCCTAGCTCTTGATGGTCGCTGGGTTCTCTATGGTCTGACGGGAGGTGCTGACATCAGTGGGCCTCTGGTTTCAAAGATACTCTTTAAAGGAGGAAGTCTGATCACCAGTCTGCTAAGATCTAGGGACAAAAAGGTGAGTGATGggtgaaaagaaaatgtgatttaacTATTATCCATAAAAGTGTGATTCATTCACATAATCCTGAGAAAGTAAGATCATATATTAAGTTAGAGAGCCTATGTATTAATAGAAACCTGCCCCTCTGTGTATAAATAGGTAACCTAATTTCACAGAACTAATTAAAATTGGTTGATAAAGGCCTCAACATCTTGGAAAGAGGGTAATGTATTATGTAAACTTTATAACAATGAACAAAGCATTGACCATATTAGGAAATACTACTAATAGTTCCAAGACTTTGTTTTCAAAGGCAGAACTGTTCTCAGTGTGCTAAGAAAGCCTCTTAGGTAAGTAAGGTTAGTAAGCTTCTACCTTTAACAGATTATACATTCATGAAATCTTTTCTGTGTGGCATTCCAGCAGGTGCCAGCTTTGGGAGTTTTGTAACAAGGTTTCACAACTGCTGGGGGGATAGCAGAGGTTAAGCATCCCTTTTGAATTGAACCTATATTAAGtcctgtctgtggctgcttcctgcttgaagtctttatttaaaaacagcCCTTCAGCTTTCAGTGACACTAATATTTTCTCCAAGCTTCGGTCTTTATCTGGGACAGAATAGAGCTTACAAATCTAGGGACATGCACATACATGCTGGTAGTGAAGGTATTACATACCCTTGTGTGACTTTTCAGATGTGTACAAGTTTCAGAGAAAGCAGAAAGACTAAGCAGCGTGGGGAGTGGCAAGGTGAGGCCTCTGTCCAGGCTGATGGTCTCCTTTTCCTTATCTTAGTACAAACAGATGCTGGTGAAGGCTTTCACAGATCAAATTTTGCCCCACTTCTCCACGGGGAACCCTCAAAGTTTACTGCCGGTTCTGGACAGAGTCTACCCCATAACTGAAATCCAAGAAGCCCATGCGTACATGGAGACTAACAAGAATGTGGGCAAAATCGTCCTGGAGCTGCCCCAGTGAAGGAGGAGGGGCAGTACAGGACAAGGCTACCTCAGGTCTTCCAAGAGCAAACTTGGAGAAAATTCACAGTACTCAGGCGACCGGGCGCTACACCAGGCTCGCCTGTAATCCCCTGTTCCTCTCCGAGCCTCAAACGATCAGTGCAAAGCCGGTCTAAGGAAATAAAGAGTGGACTTGAAGAGTGGCGCGTGGACTGTGGCCGTcagggtgggggtgaggtgggagtcGGGACTGGCATCGCCGAGGAGATTACAGAAGAGGCCCGGTCAGCTGATGCTGAACTTTGGGGGCTGAGCCAGCGCCAGGGGTTCTGGGTACGGAGTAGAGCGTCGGCCACGACCCAATCAGCCAGAGCCCTGCAGGCTCGTCTTAGTGCACTGTCAGGGGCCCAGGCACACCCACGCATCCCCCGCACAGCAGCGCGCGCCCCGCAGGCCCGGACCCCACTGTAGTCCCCGCCCTCCCCGGCAACTCACCCAGGCGCAGACCCAGCTCTCACAGCTCTCCTCAGGCTCCACCCCCTTCTGCCAGCTTCCGCTGCTCTGGGCCTCCGCGACCGGAACACCGCCCCTTCTTAAGCCCAGGTCCCGCCTTTCAACCTTCCGGCCTCTTAAGTCTCTCAGCCCTGTTTTGCCCCGGAGTCTTTTCCTGAGGGGAGACTACGTCAGCACGTTTCGGCGTGAGACGGTGGTATTCCGGTGTGTTAGAACAGCTTCCGGCGGGGTCTGGACGTTGATGTCTTGGGTCTGACGCCTTGTTGCACTCGAAGCTGAGCGAGCTTCGGAGGAGTGTGGAGGAATTCACGTATTTGCTGCGGTAACCTCATCAGTCTGCCAAGATGGCGATGCAAGCGGCCAAAAGAGCGAACGTGAGTGTCTGGGACTTCTGTCGAGGAGGGGGAGCACTTCGCTGCTGGCCTTTCTCATTGGCGTAATCAGAGCATTCTTGGCCTTCCTCCATCCCCTAGGCGGGGAAGCCCAGAAGTTACTGACCTGTCAGGGGGGATTCCATCCTGGACCGGTCCTTAGGGATGTGCTCCTTGAGCCACACTTCCGCCCCTACCCCTTTTGAGAGTTCCTTTAAGTCTGTTATCCTAGTGTCAGTGATAGTGTTAACAGCCTGTGTTGCTTCACCTGCACCGAGGACCCGGCGTCAGGATCTTCTCCTCGGCCTAAAAGTCGGTAGCACAGATGAGTCCGCAATAAATAACTTATGCTTAACAGGCAGCTGGAACCTGGAAGTCTCCTCAGATCATGGAGCTTTTTGGATCCTTCATTAATGTTTTCAGTGATAATTTTGAGCACCTAGTATGTACCAGACTTGAGAGATAGGATACAATAAATCAgtcatatttattgaacacttactatgtgccagacactagtCTAGGTATCGGAGATAcctagaataaaacagaaaggcCTGCTGCTTACATTGTAATATTAGGGAGTCGGGGTGTTATGGAAACCTAAGAAAAATTATCTTAGGAGAAAGAGTAGTCAGATCTTAAGATGCTGAGAGGTACAGTAAGGTGAAGACAGGTAAATATAGTGAGATAAAGATTTTTGGTAACTTTGATGATAATCATTTCAGTGGATGAAATGTGGGATGTGGTGGGATGAAAAGAAGGTAGAAGTTGAGAAAATGGAGACAGCTCTTTCCACAAATTTTCTCGTAAATAGGGAGAAAAGAAATTGGATGATAGTTAACTTTTCTTAGGATGTGTGATACAAGGTGTATTTGTATGCCAATGGGAATGATCCAGTAGAGCCGGAGAAACTGATGATGTAGGAGAAAGGTGGGTTAAGTTCAGGAGTAGTTTGGGGTAGGTGAGGGGTTGGCATAGCAATGAGAGGGAAAGTGGCTGGATATGCATGAATGCATATTGAATATAAGGTACTTACCATTTGGTCGCATCTATTTTCTCCAATAAACAAGAGCCAAGGTTATCACCTGGGATGAGCAGGGAAGAGAGGATACAGCTCAACTCGGATGTTAGAGGGAGTGGTGATGGTAAGGTttgaggaaagaagggaaaatgtgaTATAGTCTCTTGCAGAGTGAGAAAGCAGATTTACTGGAGATGTATATTGTGATTGTCTGACAGTGTTTATCATCTATTTGAACTTAACCTTAAATCTTAAAGTCTAAAACTTTATTGTACTTATTTGTTTACCATTTGTCACCATTTGAGGGCAGGGAATAAGTATCTTATTCTTCCATTTATACAACACTTAGGTTAATGCCTGAAGTAGTTGCCAGTTTAATAGTTATGGAGCAAATTAATGTCTAGTATGTAATTAAGTATGTTAATAAGAAGCACAGGAGTGAAATCTGGACCAGAGATACATATTTGAGAGTCATCGACTCAGTGTGGAAAACGTGTATGGTTAAGAGAATGTAGAGTTAAGGGGAGTATACAGAGAGTCAAGAAGTCTAAAGGTGAAACTCTGTGGAAGAGCCTATTTTAATGACAAAGAAGACTGAGAACAACTAGCCAGAGAGTTAGGAGGAATCCAAGGAAAGAGTGTCAAGAAAGGTCAAAAACGTAATAGTCAACAGTGTCAGAAGcctcagagaaattaagttgATGAGAATTGAATActgtactccaaaaaaaatttttttaatgcaaaaaaaaaaaaaacactgcaagtGAAAGGTCTTAGTGCATAAAAGCATTTTTCATCAGCCTGCTGGAGTAGGAGCTAGATTGTGGTAGGCTGATGAGTGTTATGAACTAAAGAAGCAGTGAGTATAACCTgcctcttttcatatgcttgactgagagaaaagaaaaaagagcaagatAGGATAGCAAATAGAGGGCTGATAAATTCAGGAAAGGCAGAAaacttgtcttttttccttcactctgtaATCCTAATTCCTTGCCTTGCCTGGTGTATTAACGAAGgcacttattaaatatttgagtGAATGAAGAGGGATCCaaataagtgttttgttttgtgtaaCAGTTGGGAGTACATAAGCAGCTGCTCACGTGAGTAATAAAAGAAGCCAATGGTGAGGGAAAGGCTGTAAATTCAAAAGAAAGAGATCATTGATAGAACAAGTTCCTGAGAAGACCCGAGAATGGTCATCAGTGGGAGTTTTATTATCCAGCAAACAGGAACAGTTCCCTTGTTCTGTCCCACACATGTCTGTGGCATTGAGGACTTTTAAATGAGGTTGGAG
The sequence above is drawn from the Tursiops truncatus isolate mTurTru1 chromosome 14, mTurTru1.mat.Y, whole genome shotgun sequence genome and encodes:
- the TP53I3 gene encoding LOW QUALITY PROTEIN: quinone oxidoreductase PIG3 (The sequence of the model RefSeq protein was modified relative to this genomic sequence to represent the inferred CDS: deleted 2 bases in 1 codon; substituted 1 base at 1 genomic stop codon), producing MSIATRERRRRKKGRVSPTVCTTQSPAVHCGGGRGSATAPRTRRGRRTTPRHLEQQRGPPRAKNLLAVHFDKPGGPENLYLKEVAKPSPGEGEVLLKVAASALNRADLLQRQGQYAPPPGASNIWGLEAPGHVAEQGPGCQGHXKIGDPAIVLLPSGGQYVTVPEGLLMPIPAGLTMPQAAAIPEAWLTASQLLHLLGNVQAGDSVLIHAGASGVGTAAIQLTQMAGAVPLVTAGSQHRLQMAETLGAAAGFNYKEEDFSEATLKFSKGAGVNLILDCIGGSYWEKNVNCLALDGRWVLYGLTGGADISGPLVSKILFKGGSLITSLLRSRDKKYKQMLVKAFTDQILPHFSTGNPQSLLPVLDRVYPITEIQEAHAYMETNKNVGKIVLELPQ